The nucleotide sequence GGGATTCGCCCTGATCGCCCCGCCCACCGCTCGGGCGCCCAGGGGTCTGCCTGTTCTCTCGGCGAGTTCGCCGTAACTCGTGGCTGTTCCCCATGGGACGTCGGTGAGGGCGTTCCAGACCTCCTCCTGGAAGTCGGTGCCGTAGCTGTCGAGCGGAAGGGTGAAGCCGAAGCGGCGCCGGGCGAAGTAGTCGTCGAGCTGGCGGCGGGCCTCGTCGAGGAGCGGTGTCGGCTGCCACGACAGCTCGTCGGCGCAGGGCGGGAGGGCCGGGTTCTCGTCGGCCTCGATGTCGAGACGCGAGATCGCGGGCCCTCGGGCGTGGATGGTGAGGACGCCGATGGGCGAGTCGTGTCGGGCGACGCTGACGGCGGTACGGGGATGGGTGGCTGTGGTCATGGCGTCACGGTAGGGGTCAGGCGTCCTCGGCGGGTCGGCCGGCGGCCCACTCTGTGGACAGCTGCTCGGCCGCACCGGATGTGGGGGACCGGTGCTGGGCGTGACGGGGACGCGCTGGGTCGGCGCGAGTTGGTACGGTGTGAGCACCGTGAGCCGCTCGGCTCGCTCTGTCTGTGCCGGGAGGGTCCATGACGACCTCGTCGCCCGCGCGATTCCACAGCGTCAGGATCGGCGCAGCGACGTTCGCGCTCGACGCCCCGCTGATCGTCGGTCGGCGCCCCTCGCCGCCGCGGATCGTGCGGGGTGCGGTGCCGCGACTCGCGGCCGTGCCCTCCGCTCGCGGCGAGGTCTCCGCGACGCACGTCGACATCCGGCAGGAGGGGACGGCGGTGGTGGTGACGGACATGCGGTCGACGAACGGCACCCGCGTCGTCATTCCGGGCCGACTTCCCGTGGCTTTACGGCAGGGCGAGTCGATCGTGGTGCTCGCGGGCACGATAGTAGACATAGGTGACGGGAACCATCTCGAGATCCTGCCCCTGAACCGCCTCGTCCCCCAGGAAGAATCAGCCCTGTGACCCAGATCGGCCGCCCCACGACCGCACACACCATCCGCCTCGGCGACGCGTCGAGCGTCGTCCTCGACTGGGCGGGCGCCACCGACGTGGGGCTCCGACGCGCTCACAACGAGGACAGCTTCGTCGCGCGCTCACCGCTCTTCGTCGTCGCCGACGGCATGGGCGGTCACAGCGCCGGCGACGTGGCCTCCGACGCCGTGGTCCGGCGGCTCGACGAATCGGCCACCGGCGATTTCTTCGACACCGAGTCGCTCGAGGAGGCTCTGCGGCTCGCCACGGACGACATCGAGGTGGCCGCCGTCGGCACCGAACTGGGCGTCGGCACCACCGTCACCGGCGCGATCCTCACGCGCGAGGGCGACTCCGCGTACTTCACGATCTTCAACGTCGGCGACTCGCGCGTCTACATGCTCGACTCCGGCCTGCTGAGCCAGGTCACCGTCGACCACTCGGTCGTCCAGGAGATGGTCGCGGCCGGCATGCTCCACCCCGACGACGCCGAGAACCACCCGGACAGCAATGTCATCACCAAGGCGATCGGGTTCGGCGCCGAGCCGAGCCCGGACTACTGGCGGGTTCCTGCGCGAGCCGGGCTGCGGCTCCTGATCTGCTCGGACGGTCTGACGAAAGAGCTGCCGACGGCAGCGATCGCCGCGGGCCTCGCCGAGCACGCGGACACCGAGGAGGCCGCCACGGCTCTGGTCGCGGCGGCGGTCGCGGCGGGCGGTCGGGACAACGTCACCGCGGTCGTCGTGGACGTGCGCAAGGTGGTCGAGAAGGCCGACCTGGAGGCCACTCTGCCGACCGATCGGCTGCCCCGACCCTGACCCACGCCCCCCGAAGTGGGGGCCAGGCAGTTGTCCACAGATGCCCCCCAGGCCCCCCGGTGGGGCGGGGGTGTCCGCATACAATGCTGAGGATCGGCAATCCGACGCGGGCGCCTCGGGCGTCCTCCACCCAAGCATCCGAGGGGGCGACATGGCACGGCGCCTGCCGTCGCAGCCCCCTGTGCTGCCTGGCTTCTCGCACATGCACGTGCTGGGTTCCGGCGGCTTCGCCGACGTCTTCCTCTACGAGCAGAACATGCCGCGCCGGCAGGTCGCGGTCAAGGTCATGCTGAGCGAGGTCGTCAACGACCAGGTCCGGCAGATGTTCCAGGCCGAGGCCAACCTCATGGCGCAGCTCAGCGGTCACCCCTCGATCCTCACCGTGTACCAGGCGAGCGTGTCGGCCGACGGGCGGCCCTACCTCGTGATGGAGCTGTGCTCCTCGTCGCTCAGCGAGCGCTACCGTCGCGAGCGGATCCCCGTGGCCGACGTCATGCGCATCGCGGTGAAGATCGGCAGCGCCATCGAGACCGCGCACCGTCAGGGCGTGCTCCACCGCGACATCAAGCCGTCGAACATCCTCATGACGGCCTACGGCCACCCCGTGCTCTCCGACTTCGGCATCGCGGCCTCCCTCGGCGAGAGCGAGCCGACCGAGGTGGTCGGCCTGTCGATCCCGTGGTCCGCTCCCGAGGTCCTCCGCGACGACACGTCCGGCACCGTCGCCAGCGAGGTGTGGTCGCTCGGGGCGACGGTGTATTCGCTCCTGGCCGGCCGCAGCCCCTTCGAGGTCATGGGCGGTGCGAACACGTCGGCCGACCTCATGCAGCGGATCGAGAAGGGCCGGATCCAGTCCATCGGCCGCACCGACGTCCCGCCGAGTCTCGAGGCGGCGCTCCAGCGGTCCATGTCGCACCGGCCGGAGCAGCGGCAGGCCAGCGTCCTGGAGCTCGTACGCGACTTCCAGCAGGTCGAGTCCGAGCTCGGTGTCGCGCAGACGCCCATCGAGGTCGCGGTCGACGACTGGGCGCTGGCCACCGTCGCGGACCTCGAGGATCGCACGCGGGTGCGCGGATCAGAGGGCGCTCCGGTCGCCTCCGGCGCCCGTCGACGCCGGCGCCGCTCGCTGGAGGGCTCCGCCGCATCCGGCGGGCTCGACGCGGGTGTCCGCAACAGCAAGGCGATCCCGCGCAGCACGGGCACGCGTCCGGAGGCGAAGAGCCCGAAACGGTCGCAGTACCTCGCCTGGGCGGTGATCGCCGCCGCGTTCGTCGCTCTCGTGCTCGTCGGCATCTCGTCGCTCTTCCTGATCCGGTCGTCGTCCTCGGACATCCCGCAGGTCTCGAACATCCACGCGTCGGTCACCGGTTCGTCGGTCCGGTTCAGCTGGACTGATCCAGGGCTCCGGTCGGGCGACACCTATGTCGTCACCTCGGGCACCGACAACAAGAGCACGCAGACGTCCTCGACCTTCCTCGCACCCATCACCGACGGCCAGCAGGTCTGCATCACCGTGACCGTCAACCGCGCCGGGAAGAACGGTCCCGCCAGCGCCGAGAAGTGCGCGGCGGCGAAGGGCTCTTCGTGAGTCGACTGCTCCGCTGGCTCCTGGCGCACCGCTCGGCGGCCGCCACGGGTCTTCTCGCCGTCGTCATCGCGGCGGTGTGCGCCACGATCGGGCTGACGAGCTCCGGCTACCAGGCGCAGCGCGTGAGTCTCGACGACGGCACCGTCTGGGTCGCGAACGACTCGCTCACGGCGATCGGCCGAGCCAACCCCGCCGTGCTCCAGCTCAATTCGGCGGCGCGGAGCACGGGCAGCGACCTCGCGGTCGTCCAGGACGCCTCGCACGTCCTCCTCCTCGACCAGAGCGACGCCACGGTCGGGGCCGTGAACACCAGCACCGCCTCGGTGTCGCAGACGGTGCCGCTGCCGCCGAACAGCCCCGACGTCCTGCTCTCCGGCGACACCGTCGTGATCGTGTCGGGCAAGACGGGCGAGTTCTGGTCGACACCGGTCTCGTCGCTCGACGCGTTCGATGCGACGTCGCAGGCGGACCTCAGCCTGGGCTCCAACGTCGTCACGGGGATGACGCCCTCGGGGACCCTCGTGGCGTACTCGCCCGACAGCTCCGAGATCTCGCGGGTCGACGACGTCACGACGTTCGGCGTCTCGTCGACGACGCGGGTCACGAGCATGAAGAAGTCCGATTCCTTCCAGGTGGCGTCGATCGGCAGCCACTGGGCCGTGCTCGACACGACTCGGGACGTCCTGGTGGTCGACGGCCACCGGGTCGACCTCTCCGGTGACGTCACCGGCCGCGTCGCGCTGCAGGAGTCCGCCGACTCCGGCAGCACGGTGCGCGTCGCGTCGGCGTCGGGGCTCCTCGACGTCTCGTTCTCGGGCTCCGTGTCGACCCGGGTCTCGGGTCGGGGCGGCGATCCCGCGCGTCCGGTGACCGTCGGGGGCTGCACGTACGCCGCCTGGGCGGACGGCGCCGGCTGGAACGACTGCTCCTCGTCGGGGCGCCTCCAGAAGCTCGCCTCCATGCCCGCTTCGGCGTCGCTCCAGTTCCAGGAGAACGGCGGCCGGGTCGTCCTCAACGACACGGCAGGCGGCTCCAGCTGGGCCGTCCAGAGGTCCGGTCAGCTCATCGACAACTGGAGCGACCTGATCACGAACGACAAGGAGCAGCAGAAGAACCCGATCAAGGACGACAGCGACCAGCAGAAGCTCGAGGTCCAGGAGAAACCGCCCGTCGCCGTCGACGACTCGTTCGGCGCGCGGCCCGGCAGGGCGACCGTCCTGCCGGTCCTCCTGAACGACTACGACCCGAACGGCGACCCGCTCGTCATCACCGCCGTGACTCCGGTGTCGGCCTCGGTCGGCAAGGTCGAGATCATCGCCAGCGCTCAGCAGCTCCAGCTGACCCTCGCGGCCAACGCCTCCGGCGTCGTGACGTTCGACTACACGATCACAGACGGCCGGGGCGGCAGCGACAGTGCGCGCGTCACCGTGACGATCCGGCGTCCGGGCGAGAACTCCGCGCCCGAGCAGGTCCGCGCCACGAAGGCCGTGGTCGCGTCCTCCGGCCGGGTCACCGTCGACACTCTCGGCGACTGGGTCGATCCCGACGGGGACCCGTTCTACCTCACCGGCGCCACCGGGGCATCGGGCGGCACCGTGACGTTCAAGCCCACCGGCGAGGTGGTCTACCAGGACTCCGGCAAGGGGCCCTCCACGCAGGAGATCCTCCTCACGGTCTCCGACGGCACGGCGGTCGGAAGAGGCACGCTCACGATTACCGTCGACGCCGCCGGCCAGGTGCCCCTCACCGCGGAGTCGTTCTCGGTGCAGGCGTACTCGGGCGAGGTCACCACGGTGAGTCCGCTCCAGTACGCCCAGGGCGGCACGGGCACGATCAAGCTGAACAGCGTGCCGGCGAAGACGGGGGCGACGATCACGCCCAGCTACTCGGCGGGCACGTTCACCTTCGTCAGCACCGTGGTCGGCACCCACAACCTCGAATACACCGTGACCGACGGCGACAAGACGGCCACGGGCACCGTGCGCGTCGACGTGCAGGCTCCGCCGCAGCCGAACACCCCGCCGATCACCACTCCGAAGACCGTGTTCGTCCAGAGCCTCAGCACTCAGACCGTCGACATCACGGCGTCCGACTCCGACCCGGCCGGAAACGTGCTCATGGTGACGGCGTCGAGCGCCCTGCCCGCGTCGTCCGGGGTGCAGGTGCAGATCCTGGAGCAGAGATACCTGCGCATCACTCTGACCGCGCCACTGGACCGGGGGCCGGTGTCGTTCACCTACACGGTGACGAACGGGCTGGCGTCGGCTCAGGGGTCGGTGACAGTGGTCCAGATCCCGCGACCGACGACCCTGCAGCCTCCCATCGCGACGAACGACCAGGCGACCGCGCGTGTCGGCGAGACGATCGACATCGACGTCCTCGCGAACGACGAGCAGCCCGACGGCGAGGCGATCACTCTCGAGCCGAAGCTCGTGAAGAACGTCTCGTCGGGCGGGGGCCTGCTGTTCGTCTCGGGGGACCAGCTCCGCTATCTCGCCCCGAAGAGTCCGGGCAACTTCACCGCCGAGTACGCCATCGAGGGCGCCGACGGGCAGAGGGCGACCGCGCAGGTGAGCATCGCGGTGCGAGAGGCCGACGCCGCCACGAACAACCCTCCGGTGCCCCAGGCGCTGACCGCGCGTGTCGTGGCCGGTCAGACCGTCCGGATCCAGGTGCCGCTCGGCGACATCGATCCCGACGGCGACTCCGTGCAGCTTCTCGGCGTCGACTCGAACCCGCAGAAGGGCAACGTCTCGTCGGTCGGCTCGAACTACATCGACTATCAGGCGGGCACCTACTCGGCGGGCACGGACTCCTTCACGTACACGGTGATCGACAGTCTCGGCGCCCGAGCGACCGGGACGATCCGCGTCGGCATCTCGCCCAAGGCACAGGACGCCCGCAACCCGATCGCCGTCGCCGACGCGGTCACGATGCGACCGGGCGGAAGCATCCAGGTGCAGGTGCTGGCGAACGACTCCGATCCCGACGGCGGCAGCCTGCACGTGGTGGCCGTGAAGCCCAACGACAAGGCCGTGAAGGCGACCATCGAGGCCGGAGGCGTGGTGCGGGTCACCCCGCCCGACCGGGCCGGCACGTACGGCCTCGTGTACACCGTCGCGAACGACCTCGGCGGCGAGTCGTCGAACTTCATCACGGTCAAGGTCGATCCGAAAGCCGCACTCAACTACCCCGTCGCTCAGGACAGCGATCTGACGCTGAACAACATCCTGAACCGCAAGACGATCGACGTGAACGTCCTCGCGAACGTCTTCTTCGCCGACGGGAACGTGTCGACCCTAGGCCTCGGGGTCCTCCCCGGGTACGGCAAGACGGCTCAGGTCACTGCGAACCACCGGATCCGGGTGACGATCACCGACAAGAGTCAGATCATCCCGTTCTACGTCTCGCACCCCGGCGACCCCTCGATCCGGGCCTACGCGTTCATCCGCGTGCCAGGCTTCGACGACGCGCTGCCGCAGGTCAACGAGGCCGCCGCCCCGCTGACGGTCGTCAGCGAGAAGACCCTGACGATCGACCTCAACAAGTACGTCATCTCGACGAGCCCGAGCGGCGTCCGACTGACCGACACGTCCACGGTGCGGGCCACGCACTCCGACGGCAGCGATCTCGTCGTGAACTCGACGACCCTGCGCTTCACCTCCGCGGCCGCGTTCTTCGGACAGGCGTCGATCTCGTTCCAGGTCACCGACGGATCATCGGCGACCGACCCCTCCGGTCACACGGCGACGCTCGTGCTGCCCATCACCGTGTCCGCGCGTGCCAATCAGCCACCCGTGTTCGACGGCGCGACCCTCGACCTCGAGCCCGGCGACTCACGCACCCTCGACCTCACGAAGCTCACGACCTACAACTATCCGAAGGACGTCGGGGAGCTTCGCTACGCGGCCACGACGAGCGACGTGCCCGGCTTCACGTTCTCGATCTCGGGCCAGCAGCTGACGATCCGGGCCGACGCCGATGCGGCCAAGGGAACGAGCTCCCGGCTCGGGATGACGGTCCGAGACTCGGTGTCCCAGGGCCAGGCGGGCACGATCAGTCTGACCGTCGTCGGCTCGACGCGCCCGCTGGCGATCGCGGCGGCCGACAGCGCGGTGACGAAGCGCGGCTCGACGACGGTGATCAACGTGCTCGCGAACGACCAGGCGACCAACCCGTTCCCGGGCTCGCCGCTCAAGGTGATCGCGATCCGCGGTCTCGGCGGCGCGTCTCTGCCCGCGGGGGTCTCCGTCACGCCGAGCGGTGACGACTCGCGGCTGACCGTTCACGTCTCGGCCGACGCGAAGCCGCTCGACACGCACCTCCAGTACGAGGTGGCCGACGTCACGAACGATCCCGACCGCTACGTCTGGGGCGACGTGACCATCTCGGTCGAGGACGTCCCCGACGCGCCCCCGGCGCCCATCCGATCCGGCACGTTCGTCGGCGGCCAGCTGACCCTCTCGTACTCGGCTCCGCGGGCCAACAACTCGCCCATCACCGACTACCGTCTGACGGGCTCGTCGACGGCCGGGAGCTACACGAAAGACTGCGGCATCTCGACGGTCTGCACGCTGACCAACCTGAATCCCGCCACGCCCTACACGTTCACCGTCGCTGCAGTGAACGCGATCGGAGCCTCCGCCGAGAGCCCCGCGTCGGCGGCGTACAGCGCCGACTACGTGCCGGCGAGCCCCACCGGGGTCTCCGTCACGCCGTCCTCGTCGACGCCCGATGCGTTGAACGTGAGCTGGAACACGGTGCCCACGCCGACGAACGGCAGCAAGGTCACCGGGTACGTGGTCGAGATCGCAGGAGCCGGTGCTCCCGGCACACAGACCGTGCCGGCGGGCACCACCTCGACCACGATCGCGGGCCTCCAGTCCGGGGCGCAGTACAGCGTGCAGGTGTACGCGACGAACTCCGCGCAGGTCTCGAGCACGGCGGACTGGGCGCGGAGCCCCGTGTCGACCGGGGTGGCAGTGGGGGTGCCGTCGACCGTGACCGTGACGGCGACCCTCCTGACGGACGGCACCGGTGACGTCAAGGTGTCGCACTCTGCGAGCGATCCTGCGGGCGCAGCCGGGGTCACGTACACGGTCGCGCGGGCGAACGGCGCGGACGCGGCAGCGCAGGCCTGCTCGCCGTCCTCGAAGCCGGGTGCGATCTCGACGAGCAACGGCGTCGACACCACGGCTCAGGACGGCCAGCAGTACACGTACTTCGTCTACTCCGACAACGGTCTCTTCTGCTCGACGTCGAAGTCGAACAGCGTGCAGAGCCTCCAGGCTCCCGGGCAGGCCACGGGCACGGTGCAGCTCGCGGCGAACGGCACCAGCGGCTACTTCGACGTGCAGGTGAGCGGTCTCTCCGTCGCGTCGGGCACGGCGGTCGTGTACCAGGTGTCGGGCGACGGCGGGTCGACCTGGGCCACCGTGAATCCGAACGACTTCATCACGAGCGTCAACGCCGACGGGACCTCGATCTACGGCACGTCGCAGAGCTTCTGGTTCCGCGGCTGCCGCGACAGCGCCGGCGCCATCTGCGGCGCGAAGTCCGATCCGGTGGCAGCGACGCCGATCGCCACCCGTGCATCGGTCGCGCAGTGCACGCCCGGTCAGCCGCTGGTGGTCAACGATCCGGTCAACGGCGGCGGGATCACGCCGTCGAGCTACCTGGTCCGGTTCCAGGACGCACTCGGTCTCTGGTCGAGCGGCCCTGTCGGCGGGGGTGCGTACACCACGTCTAGTACCGTTCCAGACGATGCGGTCAACGTGCAGGTCACCGCGACCGTCCAGGGCAACACCGATCCGAATCCTCCGATCGTGGCGTGCGGCAACTGAGCCGTCCGGCATCCCACCGAAAGTGACACCGAGAGCATGAGCATGACGCCCGAGCAGGCCACCTGGTTCGCCGACATCTTCGCGCGCCTCGTGGCCAACGTCGACAAGGTCCTCCTGGGCAAGTCGTTCGTGATCAAGCTCTCGTTCTCGGCGCTTCTCAGCGAGGGGCACCTGCTTCTCGAGGACTTCCCGGGCACCGGCAAGACGAGCCTCGCCAGGGCGATCGCCCAGACGGTGCAGGGCGCTTCCTCACGCATCCAGTTCACGCCCGACCTCCTTCCCGGCGACATCACCGGTGTGAGCATCTACGACCAGAAGTCCGGCGACTTCGAGTTCCACGCCGGCCCGGTGTTCGCGAACATCGTGCTCGCCGACGAGATCAACCGGGCCTCGCCGAAGACCCAGTCGGCGCTGCTCGAGGTCATGGAGGAGTCCCGAGTCACGGTCGACGGCGTGACGCACTCCGTCGACGCGCCGTTCATGGTCATCGCGACGCAGAACCCGATCGAGCAGGCCGGCACGTACCGCCTGCCGGAGGCCCAGCTCGATCGCTTCATCATGAAGGCCTCCATCGGCTATCCCGACCACGCCGCGACGCTCCGGATCCTCGAGGGCTCGGCGACGCGGGTGCACGAGGGCTCACTGTCGCCCGTGGTGGAGGCCGCCGTGATCGTCGAGATGGCTCGGCTGGCCCGCACCGTCCACGTCGACCCGACCGTCGCCGACTACGTCGCCCGGCTCGTCGACGGCACGCGATCCGCCCCGGAGGTCCGCCTCGGCGTGAGCGTGCGAGGTGCGTTGGCGCTCGTCCGCGTCGCGAAGACCTACGCGGCATCCACGGGGCGTCACTACGTCACCCCCGACGACATCAAGCTCCTCGCGGAGCCGGTGCTCGCCCACCGGCTCGTGCTCGACCCCGAGGCCGAGTTCGACGGCGTCACGCCGTCCAGCGTCATCAGCCAGCTGCTCATCGAGATCGCGCCGCCCGCCGAGCGGGTGAGCGCGTGACCCGAGCCCGTCGCGGTCCGACGGCATGAGCCTCGACCGACCCCCTGTGGCGCCGGACACCCGGCCGCCCGGGCAGTCGCGCCCCGGGGCGGCGGCGCGGCGGGGGCAGACACGGCCACCGGGCGGGGTTCGCCCGGCTCCTGCGCGCTCGACCGCGTCGGTTCGGGAGCCGCGGGCCGACACGCTTTCGAGCACGCAGGGCCTCACCAACGCGCGCACGCGCATCGTCGGCAACCGGACCGGCTTCGGCGCCGACCTCGTCATCGTCCTCGTGCGGGTCTGGCGCGCCGTCGCGGCCTGGTGCGGTCGAGTGGCGGCGGTCGCGTCGGGAATCGTCACGCCGGTGGGCTGGTCGATGCTCGTGATCGCGCCGGCCTCGCTGATCGCCGGGTACCGACTCGGCTGGCTCGAACTCGTCGCGGTCGGCTACGCGGCCGTGGTCCTGCTCTGCCTCGCGGCCCTGTACGCGATCGGGCGCAACGCCTTCACCGTGTCGCTGACGCTCCCGCATCAGCGCGTGGCGGTCGGCGACGACGCCGACGGCCGGGTGACGGTCGCGAACCCCACCAGGAGGCGCGTCCTCGGCGTCACGGTCGAGATCCCCATCGGCCAGGGCCTCGCCGAGATCTCGCTGCCGGGCATGCGGGGCGGCGACTCGGTCGAGGAGTCGTTCGCCGTGCCCACGGGCCGTCGCGGCGTGATCCCGGTCGGCCCCGTGCGCACGGTGCGCGGCGATCCGATCGGTCTCGTGCGGCGCGAGCTCGAGTGGACCGGCGTCACCGAGCTGTACGTGCACCCGAAGACCATCGGCATCCAGTCCACGAGCACGGGCCTGATCCGCGACCTCGAGGGCACGGCGACGCGAGACCTCACCGCGAGCGACATCTCGTTCCACGCTCTCCGCGAGTACGTCCGCGGCGATGAACGACGACACATCCACTGGAAGTCCACCGCCCGTGCAGGCCAGTACATGGTGCGGCAGTTCGAGGAGACCCGCCGCAGCCACCTCGTCATCGCGCTGAGCCTCGCGAACGTCGACTTCGCCACGGAGGACGAGTTCGAACTGGCCGTGAGCGTCGCCGCGTCGCTCGGCATCCGTGCCATCCGCGACGCCCGCGAGGTCACGGTCGTGGTCTCCGAGCGGACGCCCGAGTTCGCCAAGCGCAAGACTCTGGCGGTCAAGCCGCTGAGCACGCTCACCCGCGACCGCCTGCTGGACGAGCTCGCCGTGGTGACCTACTCGGAGTCGTCTCTCGCGATCACCGACGTCGCTCGCGTCACGGGCGAACAGGTGTCGGGCATCTCCGTGGCCTTCCTCGTCGTCGGCTCGACCACCCGCATCACGGATCTTCGCGCCGCGGCCGCCGCGTTCCCTCCCGGCGTCGAGGCCGTGGCCATCGTCTGCGACCCGGAGTCGATCCCCGGCATGCGCCGGGTGGCCGACCTCACGGTGCTCACCGTCGGCTACCTCGACGACCTCAAGCAGTCTTTGGCGAAGGTGGTGAGCGTGTGAGCGCGCCCGCGGCAGGGATCGCGGCGAGGCGGACGGCCTCAGAGGCGCAGCCGCTCCGGCCCCGTCGGTCGCGCCCGCGTGTCTCAGCGGGCTTCGCCCTCGCGCAGGCACTCGCCTTCGCGGTGATCATGGCGATCGCGTGCGTGACGCTCTGGCCGGTGTACGTCAGCGTCGACTTCGTCGTGCTCGTCGTCGTCAGCCTGGTGGTGGGCGCGGCCATCGCTCTCGCGGGGACGTTCCTGCGGCTGTCGAGCTTCTGGCTCCTGCTGGCCACCGTCGTCGCCTTCGGGCTGTTCGGCGTCGCGGTCGCCGTACCGAGTCAGGCCCAGTACGGCGTGCTGCCCACGGTCGACGGGCTCCGGGAGCTCGTGCAGGGCGTCGCGCTCAGCTGGAAGCAGCTCGTCACGATCACGCTCCCGGTCGGCAGCTACCAGGCGCTCCTCGTGCCGGCGTTCGTGCTCGTCCTCCCGGGCACGGTGATCGGCCTCTCGACGGCCCTCCGGTCGTCGCGCGCCGAGCTCGCGCTGGTGCCGCCGGTCGTCGTCTTCGTGGCGGGGATCATCCTGGGGTCGAGTCAGGCGCTCCTGCCCATCGTCACCGGTCTCGCCCTGCTGGCGGCGTCGGTGCTCTGGCTCGTCTGGTGGCGCCTTCGCCGCCGACGGCTCGCCATCGACCGCCTGACCCGGTCAACACTGCGTGCGACGGGTGCGAGCGCAAACCCCCACCGCTCCGGCAATCGCGCCGTCGCGCGTCGCGCCCTCGGCGGCACGCTCGCGACCCTCGCCATCGCGTCGCTCGTCGCGATCGCCGCCGCCACGGTCCTCGGCCCGGCGGGCGCCCGATGGGTGGCCCGCGACGCCGTGGTGAAGCCCTTCGACCCGCGCGACTACGTGAGCCCGCTCAGCGGGTTCCGGGCGTATGAGCAGAAGCCGAGGGTCGACTCGCCGCAGTTGACCGTGACCGGTCTGTCCTCCGGAGACTTCGTCCGGATCGCCACTCTCGACACGTACGACGGCGTCGACTACTCGGTCGGGTCCGCTCGCGCCTCCGGAGACTCGGGCACGTTCACCCGCGTCCCGACGTCGTTCGACCAGTCCAAGGTGCGCGGCAGCCAGGCGTCGATCCAGGTCACGGTCGACGGGTACGACGGCGTGTGGCTGCCCACCGTCGGCAAGCTCGAGACGATCGACTTCGCGGGCGGCAACGCCGCGAACCTCCGCGACGCGTTCTTCTACAACGACACCACCGGCACGGCGGCCGTCGTCGGCGGCGTCTCGAAGGGCGTGTCGTACTCGCTGACGTCGGTCGTCCCGCGACAGCCGTCGAAGGCCCAGCTC is from Frondihabitans australicus and encodes:
- a CDS encoding DUF58 domain-containing protein; amino-acid sequence: MAPDTRPPGQSRPGAAARRGQTRPPGGVRPAPARSTASVREPRADTLSSTQGLTNARTRIVGNRTGFGADLVIVLVRVWRAVAAWCGRVAAVASGIVTPVGWSMLVIAPASLIAGYRLGWLELVAVGYAAVVLLCLAALYAIGRNAFTVSLTLPHQRVAVGDDADGRVTVANPTRRRVLGVTVEIPIGQGLAEISLPGMRGGDSVEESFAVPTGRRGVIPVGPVRTVRGDPIGLVRRELEWTGVTELYVHPKTIGIQSTSTGLIRDLEGTATRDLTASDISFHALREYVRGDERRHIHWKSTARAGQYMVRQFEETRRSHLVIALSLANVDFATEDEFELAVSVAASLGIRAIRDAREVTVVVSERTPEFAKRKTLAVKPLSTLTRDRLLDELAVVTYSESSLAITDVARVTGEQVSGISVAFLVVGSTTRITDLRAAAAAFPPGVEAVAIVCDPESIPGMRRVADLTVLTVGYLDDLKQSLAKVVSV
- a CDS encoding Ig-like domain-containing protein; the encoded protein is MSRLLRWLLAHRSAAATGLLAVVIAAVCATIGLTSSGYQAQRVSLDDGTVWVANDSLTAIGRANPAVLQLNSAARSTGSDLAVVQDASHVLLLDQSDATVGAVNTSTASVSQTVPLPPNSPDVLLSGDTVVIVSGKTGEFWSTPVSSLDAFDATSQADLSLGSNVVTGMTPSGTLVAYSPDSSEISRVDDVTTFGVSSTTRVTSMKKSDSFQVASIGSHWAVLDTTRDVLVVDGHRVDLSGDVTGRVALQESADSGSTVRVASASGLLDVSFSGSVSTRVSGRGGDPARPVTVGGCTYAAWADGAGWNDCSSSGRLQKLASMPASASLQFQENGGRVVLNDTAGGSSWAVQRSGQLIDNWSDLITNDKEQQKNPIKDDSDQQKLEVQEKPPVAVDDSFGARPGRATVLPVLLNDYDPNGDPLVITAVTPVSASVGKVEIIASAQQLQLTLAANASGVVTFDYTITDGRGGSDSARVTVTIRRPGENSAPEQVRATKAVVASSGRVTVDTLGDWVDPDGDPFYLTGATGASGGTVTFKPTGEVVYQDSGKGPSTQEILLTVSDGTAVGRGTLTITVDAAGQVPLTAESFSVQAYSGEVTTVSPLQYAQGGTGTIKLNSVPAKTGATITPSYSAGTFTFVSTVVGTHNLEYTVTDGDKTATGTVRVDVQAPPQPNTPPITTPKTVFVQSLSTQTVDITASDSDPAGNVLMVTASSALPASSGVQVQILEQRYLRITLTAPLDRGPVSFTYTVTNGLASAQGSVTVVQIPRPTTLQPPIATNDQATARVGETIDIDVLANDEQPDGEAITLEPKLVKNVSSGGGLLFVSGDQLRYLAPKSPGNFTAEYAIEGADGQRATAQVSIAVREADAATNNPPVPQALTARVVAGQTVRIQVPLGDIDPDGDSVQLLGVDSNPQKGNVSSVGSNYIDYQAGTYSAGTDSFTYTVIDSLGARATGTIRVGISPKAQDARNPIAVADAVTMRPGGSIQVQVLANDSDPDGGSLHVVAVKPNDKAVKATIEAGGVVRVTPPDRAGTYGLVYTVANDLGGESSNFITVKVDPKAALNYPVAQDSDLTLNNILNRKTIDVNVLANVFFADGNVSTLGLGVLPGYGKTAQVTANHRIRVTITDKSQIIPFYVSHPGDPSIRAYAFIRVPGFDDALPQVNEAAAPLTVVSEKTLTIDLNKYVISTSPSGVRLTDTSTVRATHSDGSDLVVNSTTLRFTSAAAFFGQASISFQVTDGSSATDPSGHTATLVLPITVSARANQPPVFDGATLDLEPGDSRTLDLTKLTTYNYPKDVGELRYAATTSDVPGFTFSISGQQLTIRADADAAKGTSSRLGMTVRDSVSQGQAGTISLTVVGSTRPLAIAAADSAVTKRGSTTVINVLANDQATNPFPGSPLKVIAIRGLGGASLPAGVSVTPSGDDSRLTVHVSADAKPLDTHLQYEVADVTNDPDRYVWGDVTISVEDVPDAPPAPIRSGTFVGGQLTLSYSAPRANNSPITDYRLTGSSTAGSYTKDCGISTVCTLTNLNPATPYTFTVAAVNAIGASAESPASAAYSADYVPASPTGVSVTPSSSTPDALNVSWNTVPTPTNGSKVTGYVVEIAGAGAPGTQTVPAGTTSTTIAGLQSGAQYSVQVYATNSAQVSSTADWARSPVSTGVAVGVPSTVTVTATLLTDGTGDVKVSHSASDPAGAAGVTYTVARANGADAAAQACSPSSKPGAISTSNGVDTTAQDGQQYTYFVYSDNGLFCSTSKSNSVQSLQAPGQATGTVQLAANGTSGYFDVQVSGLSVASGTAVVYQVSGDGGSTWATVNPNDFITSVNADGTSIYGTSQSFWFRGCRDSAGAICGAKSDPVAATPIATRASVAQCTPGQPLVVNDPVNGGGITPSSYLVRFQDALGLWSSGPVGGGAYTTSSTVPDDAVNVQVTATVQGNTDPNPPIVACGN
- a CDS encoding AAA family ATPase produces the protein MSMTPEQATWFADIFARLVANVDKVLLGKSFVIKLSFSALLSEGHLLLEDFPGTGKTSLARAIAQTVQGASSRIQFTPDLLPGDITGVSIYDQKSGDFEFHAGPVFANIVLADEINRASPKTQSALLEVMEESRVTVDGVTHSVDAPFMVIATQNPIEQAGTYRLPEAQLDRFIMKASIGYPDHAATLRILEGSATRVHEGSLSPVVEAAVIVEMARLARTVHVDPTVADYVARLVDGTRSAPEVRLGVSVRGALALVRVAKTYAASTGRHYVTPDDIKLLAEPVLAHRLVLDPEAEFDGVTPSSVISQLLIEIAPPAERVSA